Below is a window of Pseudodesulfovibrio sp. 5S69 DNA.
ATCCTTGAGCTTGGCCGCCAGCATGGTCCCGAGCTGCCAGGTCAGCCCGGCCATGACCGCGGCCAGGGTTGGAGTGAAGGGGCTACCCGCGTCCGCGCACAGGCCCGGCAGTTCGGAGTAGGATTTGAACGGCAGGATATGCTCTATCCCCGCCTCCAGCCGGGCCCGGTTGACGCCCTTGCGGATGAGCAGCACGGGCTCCCTGTCGAGCGGCAGCCAGAGCACGCCCTGGCCGTAAGTGCCGGTCAGGTAATAGATGTTCAGCCGGGAGAAGACGAGGATGCCGCCTGCCTCCGGGGCGATGGCCTGAAGATGGTGCCGGACGGAGTCCTGGCGGCGCTTGAGTTCCTCTTGGGGGATGCGGGCGATGGCTTCGAACATGGGGGCTCCTTCAAGGATATATCGACTAGGCAATCGGAAGGCTTTGCTGTACAACGGCCTTCTCAATCAACGAGGTATCGAGCAATGCTGATCGACATGAAAGAGCTAGCGCCCCTGCTGCGCGAGGTCAAGACCATCGCCGTGGTCGGCGCCGTGGACAAGCCGGGCCGCCCCGTGGACATGGTCGGCCGCGCCCTCATCGACATGGGCTTCACCGTCATCCCGGTCCACCCCAAACGGACCGACGTCTGGGGGCTGCCCACCTATCCCTCGTTGGTACAAGTCCCGGTCGCCGTGGACCTGGTCGACGTGTTCCGGGCCCCGCAGTTCTGCCCGGAACACGCCCGCGAGGTCCTGGCCATGGACCCGCTGCCCAAAATCTTCTGGATGCAGTCCGGCATCACCAGCCCCGAGGCCAGCGAAATCCTGGCCGAAAGCGGTATCACGGTGGTCGAGGATCGCTGCACCAAGGTCGAGATGCAGGCCATGGGGATTCGCCGATGACCGAAGTCGCCTTCGAATGCCGCATGTGCGGCCACTGCTGCCAGGGTGAGGGCGGCATCGTCATGACCGCCAAGGACCGCGAACGGCTGGCCGCGTTCCTGAACATCACCGAAGACGAACTGGTCGCCCGCTACGCCCACGTGCGCGGCGGCAAGATCCAGCTCAACGTGGGCGACGACAACTACTGCGTCTTCTTCCGGGAAGGCTGCGGCGTGCACCCCGGCCGGCCCGACATCTGCCGCGCCTGGCCCTATTTCCGGGGCAATCTCATCGACGAGACCAGTTGGGAGATGATCCAGGAGTACTGTCCGGGCGTGAACCCCAAGGCCGGGCACGCGGAGTTCGTCCGCCAGGGCCGCGCCTATTTGCGTGAGCACGACCTTTTGCGCTATGATCCCGACTCGTCTCCCAACGCATTGATTTCCGACGAGTAACCAAGGACAAAGCCGATGAATCTCCAGGAGTGCCTCAGAGAGCTCAAGCTCACCCCCGGGGCAACCCTGGACGAGGTCAAGTCCGCTTTCCGCAAGCTGGCCTTCAAGTACCACCCGGACCTGAACCCCGGTCCCCACGCCGCGGAAAGGTTCCGCGTGGTCAACGAGGCCTACGTCACGGCCAAGAAGCTCATGGAGACGAGCGGCCCCGCCGCGTCCGCATCCTCCGACGCCGAGCCCAAGGGGCCCCAGGCGAGTCGCGAACAGGGAGCCCGGGCGTACGCCCGCCAACAGCGCAGGACGCCTCCGCCCAAGCCCGAGAAAAAGAAGCGTGAACGCTCCACCCGGTCCAAGACCCAGAAGTACTACTACAAGGAAGAGGAGGTTCTGCGGACCATCCTCAACGACCCCTTCGCCAAGAAGGTCTTCGAGGACATCTACTCGCAGATCCGCAAGGACAAGCCAGGGTACAAGGGCCCGCTCGAACTCAGGAAGCGCAGCCTGCAACTGCACTGGGGGGAGCGCACCCTGAACCTGGACTTCTCCAAGGGCATCAAGGGATGGCTCAAGGGCCAGATGGACTTCGAGCAGACCGTCTACTACCCGGCCTCCCATCTCCTGCCGGGGCGCAAGGTCCGCATCACCGTGGAGCACCCCTTCACCAAGGGGTCCAAGACCATCGAGGTCACCCTGCCGCGGGACTTCGTGGTCGGCCGGCCCATCAGGCTCAAGGGACTGGGCCGCAAGCTCGGCCCGTTCAAGGGGGACCTGCTGCTGCGCATCCTCGGAAAATAAGCCTTGCACACGTCGAAATCTCCTTCCTCAAGCCCCTGACTCGACGAACATTTGCCAATCCTGGCATACATTTTTGCCGTCTAAATAAAAGCCTTGTTTTCCCCCGGTAATTTTACTAGTCGCTGTATCATACCGAGTTTCAAGTGGAGGAACCCATGCTCGCCATTTTCGACTACAAGGCGGGAAACCAGACCAGTGTCCACCGGGCGCTGGAGCATCTGGGCATCCCGAACGAGATCACCAACGACCCCGAAAAACTGGACAGGGCCAAGGGAATCATCTTCCCCGGCGTCGGCGCCGCAGGCCAGGCCATGGAAGAACTCGAATCCGGCGGCCTCGACGAGGTCATCAAGAAGCTCATCTGGCAGAAGAAGCCGGTGCTCGGCATCTGCGTGGGCTGCCAGATTCTCCTGGACTATTCCGAAGAAAACGACACCAAGGCCCTGGAAGTGATCCCCGGCGAATGCCGCCTGTTCAACCCTTCCTGGGTGGACTACGAGGATATCCAGATCCGGGTGCCGCACATGGGCTGGAACCAGGTGGAACTGCTCAAGGAGTGCGAACTCTTCGAGGGCATCGACCCGGACGCGGACTTCTACTTTGTGCACAGCTACTACCCCGCTCCCAAGGAGGAATTCGTCATCGGCACCACGCGCTACGGCATCGACTTCTGCTCGGTGCACGGCCGCAAGGGGCTGTGGGCCGTCCAGTTCCACCCGGAAAAAAGCGGACGCCCCGGCCTGAAGATGCTCCGGAACTTCTACAACTACTGCCAGGAGGCCGATGATGCTGAGTAAACGCGTCATTCCCTGCCTCGACGTGCGCAACGGCCGTCTGACCAAGGGCATCAAGTTCGAAGGCAACGTGGACATCGGCGATCCGGTCGAGTCCGCCAGGAAATACTACGAGGAAGGCGCGGACGAGATCGTCTTCTACGACATCACCGCCTCCCACGAGGCGCGCGGCATCTTCCTCGACGTGGTCGAAAAGGTGGCCTCCCAGATATTCATTCCGTTCTCCGTGGGCGGTGGCATCAACACCGTGGACGACATGCGCGACGTGCTCGTGGCGGGCGCGGAAAAGGTCTCGGTCAACTCCGGCGCGGTCAAGAATCCCGACATCATCAGCGAAGGGGCGGCCCGTTTCGGCTCCCAGTGCGTGGTGCTCGGCATGGACGTCAAGCGCGTGCCCGTGAGCGAGGACATCCCCTCGGGATTCGAGATCGTCATCCACGGCGGCCGCAAGTACATGGGCATGGACGCCATCGAGTGGGCCAAGACCGGCGAAGCGCTCGGCGCAGGCGAAATCTGCCTGAACTCCATCGACGCGGACGGCGTCAAGAACGGCTACGACCTGGAGCTGACCCGGCTGGTGGCCGAGGCCGTGACCATCCCGGTCATCGCTTCCGGCGGGGCGGGCAACCCCCAGCACATGGTCGACGCCGTGACCGAGGGTAAGGCCACGGCCGCGCTCATCGCCTCCATCGTCCACTACGGCGAATACACCATCCCGGAACTCAAGAAGTACATGTCCGAGCACGGCGTCCAGACAAGAATGGTCTGGTAGCCAGACTGCCGCATAGGATAAAAAAAGCCCCGCCGGATGATCCGGCGGGGCTTTTGCTATCTCTTCCCGGAGCGAATCGGGTGTCACCAACACCCGACAACGGCTCTTGGTTACGGGATAGGCTTGGGAGAGTGGGTCAGCCGTGCATTTTCTCCCGCCCGGGGCAATCCTCACGTAGACGGCTACGCTGCGGTTGTCCCGGACGGGAAAAATGTGCGGATGGCCCGCCATCACAAACCGCTTTTATTCAGCGGTGAAAGTACCGCTCTTGCCGCCGGACTTGAAGACCAGACGGCAGGCGTCGATGACGATGTCCTTCTGGACCGCCTTGCACATGTCGTAGATGGTCGCGGCCGCCACCTGGCAGCCGATCAGGGCCTCCATCTCCACGCCGGTCTTGTAGGTGGTGCGCACCTCGCATTCCAGCTCGATGGTCGAGTCGGCGTCGTGCACGGTG
It encodes the following:
- the hisF gene encoding imidazole glycerol phosphate synthase subunit HisF — encoded protein: MLSKRVIPCLDVRNGRLTKGIKFEGNVDIGDPVESARKYYEEGADEIVFYDITASHEARGIFLDVVEKVASQIFIPFSVGGGINTVDDMRDVLVAGAEKVSVNSGAVKNPDIISEGAARFGSQCVVLGMDVKRVPVSEDIPSGFEIVIHGGRKYMGMDAIEWAKTGEALGAGEICLNSIDADGVKNGYDLELTRLVAEAVTIPVIASGGAGNPQHMVDAVTEGKATAALIASIVHYGEYTIPELKKYMSEHGVQTRMVW
- the hisH gene encoding imidazole glycerol phosphate synthase subunit HisH; the encoded protein is MLAIFDYKAGNQTSVHRALEHLGIPNEITNDPEKLDRAKGIIFPGVGAAGQAMEELESGGLDEVIKKLIWQKKPVLGICVGCQILLDYSEENDTKALEVIPGECRLFNPSWVDYEDIQIRVPHMGWNQVELLKECELFEGIDPDADFYFVHSYYPAPKEEFVIGTTRYGIDFCSVHGRKGLWAVQFHPEKSGRPGLKMLRNFYNYCQEADDAE
- a CDS encoding YkgJ family cysteine cluster protein gives rise to the protein MTEVAFECRMCGHCCQGEGGIVMTAKDRERLAAFLNITEDELVARYAHVRGGKIQLNVGDDNYCVFFREGCGVHPGRPDICRAWPYFRGNLIDETSWEMIQEYCPGVNPKAGHAEFVRQGRAYLREHDLLRYDPDSSPNALISDE
- a CDS encoding J domain-containing protein — protein: MNLQECLRELKLTPGATLDEVKSAFRKLAFKYHPDLNPGPHAAERFRVVNEAYVTAKKLMETSGPAASASSDAEPKGPQASREQGARAYARQQRRTPPPKPEKKKRERSTRSKTQKYYYKEEEVLRTILNDPFAKKVFEDIYSQIRKDKPGYKGPLELRKRSLQLHWGERTLNLDFSKGIKGWLKGQMDFEQTVYYPASHLLPGRKVRITVEHPFTKGSKTIEVTLPRDFVVGRPIRLKGLGRKLGPFKGDLLLRILGK
- a CDS encoding CoA-binding protein — its product is MLIDMKELAPLLREVKTIAVVGAVDKPGRPVDMVGRALIDMGFTVIPVHPKRTDVWGLPTYPSLVQVPVAVDLVDVFRAPQFCPEHAREVLAMDPLPKIFWMQSGITSPEASEILAESGITVVEDRCTKVEMQAMGIRR